The following are from one region of the Marinomonas sp. CT5 genome:
- the rsxA gene encoding electron transport complex subunit RsxA — MTEYLLILVSTILVNNFVLVQFLGLCPFMGVSGKLETSIGMAMATTFVLTLSSLCSYLTYTYILQPFGLEYLQTISFILVIAVVVQFTEMVVHKTSPLLYRVLGIFLPLITTNCAVLGVALQNISKQNGFVESILYGFGAAVGFSFVLILFSAMRERINVADVPTVFKGSAIGMITAGLMALAFMGFTALVQI; from the coding sequence ATGACTGAATATCTCCTGATACTAGTCAGTACCATTCTGGTTAATAACTTTGTATTGGTACAGTTTTTGGGTCTATGTCCTTTTATGGGGGTGTCTGGGAAACTAGAAACCTCTATTGGTATGGCAATGGCCACGACCTTTGTTTTGACTCTATCGAGCCTATGTAGCTATCTCACTTATACCTACATACTTCAGCCATTTGGTCTTGAATACCTACAAACCATTTCCTTTATTTTGGTGATTGCTGTGGTGGTACAGTTCACCGAAATGGTGGTTCATAAAACCAGTCCGCTACTTTATCGCGTGCTAGGTATCTTCTTACCTTTGATCACCACGAACTGCGCCGTTTTGGGTGTGGCGCTACAAAACATCAGCAAACAGAACGGTTTCGTTGAATCCATACTTTACGGTTTTGGTGCTGCTGTCGGTTTCTCTTTCGTATTGATTCTGTTCTCAGCCATGCGTGAACGCATCAACGTTGCTGACGTACCGACGGTATTTAAAGGTTCTGCTATCGGTATGATTACCGCAGGCCTGATGGCTCTTGCTTTCATGGGCTTCACCGCCCTTGTGCAGATTTAG
- the metG gene encoding methionine--tRNA ligase, giving the protein MAQTQRKILVTSALPYANGSIHLGHMLEHIQTDIWVRFQKMRGHLCTAVCADDAHGTAIMIKAAQNGITSEELIDGVRQEHMADFNDFLIGYDNYYSTHSEENREFSNSIYKALRDNGKIAVRSIVQAYDPEKEMFLADRFIKGTCPKCKAEDQYGDNCEVCSATYTPMEMINPRSVYSGATPIEKDSEHYFFKLPDFQDFLAKWTRSGTLQDQVANKLSEWLDSGLKEWDISRDAPYFGFEIPDAPGKYFYVWLDAPIGYMASFKNLCDRTEGLEFDDYWAKDSDAELYHFIGKDIINFHALFWPAMLDCAGYRTPTAVNAHGYVTVDGEKMSKSRGTFIKARTYLKHLDPQYLRYYYAAKLNSRVDDIDLSLGDFLQRVNSDIVGKVVNIASRTASFINKKFDGQLASDISEAEMIQSFIDAGDLIAEHFEGREYGKAIREIMRLADVANEYIAEQAPWVLAKDEATLPKVQDVCTVALNLFSILATYLKPVMPNLVTDAEAFLDKELTWDNRSELLFGKTVNKFKPLMGRIEQAQIDAIIEEGKQEAAAEAAAKEAAAPKQVETELSKEPLEAEINFDDFAKVDLRIALIVKAEHVEKANKLLKLTLDIGGETRTVFSGIKSAYKPEDLEGKHTVMVANLAPRKMKFGMSEGMVLAAGPGGEEIYLLEPHAGAKPGQRVM; this is encoded by the coding sequence ATGGCACAAACGCAACGCAAAATTTTAGTCACCAGCGCCCTTCCTTATGCCAATGGTTCTATCCATTTAGGGCACATGCTGGAGCACATCCAAACCGATATCTGGGTGCGTTTTCAAAAAATGCGCGGCCATCTTTGTACTGCGGTATGCGCAGATGATGCACACGGCACGGCGATCATGATCAAAGCCGCGCAAAACGGCATCACCTCAGAAGAGTTGATCGATGGCGTTCGCCAAGAGCACATGGCGGACTTTAACGACTTCCTGATCGGTTACGACAACTATTACTCGACTCACTCAGAAGAGAACCGTGAGTTTTCTAACAGCATCTACAAAGCATTGCGCGACAATGGCAAGATCGCTGTGCGTTCTATCGTGCAGGCGTACGACCCTGAAAAAGAAATGTTCCTTGCAGACCGTTTCATCAAGGGAACATGCCCAAAATGTAAAGCAGAAGATCAATACGGTGATAACTGTGAAGTCTGTTCTGCCACTTACACGCCGATGGAAATGATCAATCCGCGTTCTGTTTATTCTGGCGCGACTCCGATCGAAAAAGATTCAGAACACTACTTCTTCAAACTGCCTGATTTCCAAGACTTCCTAGCAAAGTGGACTCGCAGTGGTACGTTACAAGATCAAGTCGCGAACAAGCTATCTGAATGGTTGGACTCTGGCCTGAAAGAATGGGACATCAGCCGTGACGCGCCTTACTTTGGTTTTGAAATTCCAGATGCACCAGGTAAATATTTCTATGTGTGGCTAGATGCTCCTATTGGTTATATGGCGAGCTTCAAAAACCTTTGTGATCGTACCGAAGGTTTGGAATTTGATGACTACTGGGCGAAAGATTCCGATGCAGAGCTTTATCACTTCATTGGTAAAGACATTATCAACTTCCACGCTTTGTTCTGGCCTGCCATGTTGGATTGCGCTGGTTACCGCACACCAACCGCGGTCAATGCACACGGCTATGTTACGGTTGATGGCGAAAAAATGTCTAAATCGCGCGGTACTTTTATTAAAGCGCGTACTTATCTGAAGCATTTGGACCCACAATACTTGCGTTACTACTATGCAGCCAAGCTTAACTCCCGTGTTGACGATATCGACCTTAGCCTAGGGGATTTCCTTCAACGCGTGAACTCAGACATTGTGGGTAAAGTCGTCAACATTGCCAGCCGTACGGCTAGCTTCATCAACAAGAAATTCGATGGACAATTGGCAAGTGACATAAGCGAAGCCGAGATGATTCAATCTTTCATCGACGCGGGCGACTTGATTGCAGAACACTTTGAAGGTCGTGAATACGGTAAGGCGATTCGTGAAATCATGCGCCTTGCGGACGTGGCGAACGAATACATTGCCGAGCAAGCGCCTTGGGTATTAGCAAAAGACGAAGCGACCCTACCTAAAGTTCAAGACGTATGTACCGTTGCGCTGAACCTGTTCAGCATTTTGGCGACCTACTTGAAACCGGTTATGCCGAACCTAGTGACCGACGCCGAGGCCTTCCTTGACAAAGAACTAACATGGGATAACCGCAGCGAATTGTTGTTTGGCAAAACAGTGAACAAATTCAAGCCGCTAATGGGCCGTATTGAACAAGCGCAGATCGATGCCATCATTGAAGAAGGCAAACAAGAAGCAGCAGCAGAAGCCGCAGCGAAAGAAGCCGCCGCACCAAAACAAGTTGAAACTGAATTGAGCAAAGAACCTCTTGAAGCTGAAATCAATTTCGATGACTTCGCCAAAGTGGATTTGCGTATTGCTTTGATCGTCAAAGCCGAGCACGTAGAAAAAGCCAATAAACTACTAAAACTGACCTTGGACATAGGCGGCGAAACTCGCACTGTGTTCTCTGGTATTAAGTCAGCTTATAAGCCAGAAGACTTAGAAGGCAAACACACTGTCATGGTAGCGAACCTTGCACCTCGCAAAATGAAGTTTGGCATGTCAGAAGGTATGGTTTTAGCCGCAGGCCCTGGTGGTGAAGAAATTTACCTACTAGAACCTCATGCTGGCGCTAAACCTGGCCAACGCGTGATGTAA
- the rsxC gene encoding electron transport complex subunit RsxC translates to MQTANIFSFHGGIHPPENKAQSLQLPLGRPSLPSELILPLGQHIGQSSRPLVKVGDKVLKGQTIAINNGFLSSFLHAPTSGTISAIEERLIAHPSGLSDLCIVLKPDGQDTWGELTPLSNWQEISKTDVLAFLSEMGIVGMGGAGFPTQVKLQGAHKNPLTHFIINAAECEPYITADDMLIREKTLELVLGIEMLQHLVEAENVIIGIEDNKPTAIAALKTLLTQHNSKIQIAVVPTKYPSGGEKQLIQLLTGKEVPSGQYPADIGVLCQNVGTCVAVYDAISLGKPLISRFTTLTGDALKSPQNVEVLLGTPVEHLLKYADSEPKKMSRLIMGGPMMGYTLDSAAVPIVKTSNCILAASKKELPPPAPEQACIRCGMCEQACPASLLPQQLLWFSKSQEFEKAEHHNLFDCIECGACSYVCPSSIPLVQYYRHSKSSIREAREANVKSDLAKQRFEARKARQEAEAAEKEAKRLARQKAAPSKTADTKKTTPATAAPTAAAPASDESKKLKVDIAIAKSKLKKLQKQLLEAQENEHLEDINSLQLQVTDQEKALASLEDQLSKIPTAAPASVADTAAKQNAAPANDELKKAKVDVALIGVKLKKLHKQLTETPDDQELKDKITTFEADLKAAQETVSKLGATATSNAATPEPKAAASDELKKLKIDAAIAKAAVKKVEKALKKAEEIQAPEIEAIRQQLHDAQQRADELEKALANPDAITAKTDVAAKAAPVANDQDAEAAKKRKIDLAIAKAGIKKAEKNIQLLKDQGKSEAEIAESEWPKKLIEAQQKLAALEQETEQAEPAQSAAKESANEAKAEPEMDLANQIKKEKIAVALAKAQINKLNKRLQSSPEEADSINEEIASTEQRLQNAEALLEKLIHSQTNMQENR, encoded by the coding sequence ATGCAAACAGCAAACATTTTCTCTTTTCATGGCGGCATCCACCCACCAGAAAACAAAGCCCAATCACTGCAATTGCCTTTGGGTCGACCAAGTTTACCTAGCGAGCTAATTTTGCCACTTGGTCAGCACATTGGTCAAAGCTCTCGCCCCTTAGTCAAAGTGGGTGACAAAGTATTAAAAGGCCAAACTATCGCCATCAACAATGGCTTTTTGAGTAGCTTTTTACACGCTCCGACTTCTGGCACCATCAGCGCCATTGAAGAACGTCTTATTGCTCACCCTTCGGGTTTGAGTGACCTATGCATTGTGCTAAAACCCGATGGACAAGATACTTGGGGCGAGCTAACGCCATTAAGTAACTGGCAAGAAATCAGTAAAACCGATGTATTGGCATTTTTGTCTGAAATGGGCATTGTCGGCATGGGTGGCGCGGGCTTTCCGACTCAAGTAAAACTGCAAGGTGCGCATAAGAACCCGCTGACACACTTCATTATTAACGCTGCGGAATGCGAACCCTACATCACAGCCGATGACATGTTGATTCGAGAAAAAACCCTCGAGCTCGTGTTAGGCATCGAAATGTTGCAACATCTTGTTGAGGCCGAAAATGTCATTATTGGTATCGAAGACAACAAGCCAACGGCCATTGCGGCATTAAAAACCTTACTTACCCAGCACAACAGCAAGATACAAATTGCCGTGGTGCCAACTAAGTACCCTTCTGGCGGTGAAAAACAGCTAATCCAGCTGTTAACCGGTAAAGAAGTACCAAGTGGGCAGTACCCTGCGGACATTGGTGTTTTATGCCAAAACGTCGGCACCTGTGTTGCCGTATACGACGCCATATCATTAGGCAAGCCACTAATATCTCGCTTTACTACTTTGACAGGTGACGCACTTAAAAGCCCACAAAACGTCGAAGTTTTACTGGGTACGCCTGTTGAGCATTTGTTGAAATACGCGGATTCCGAGCCTAAAAAAATGAGCCGCTTAATCATGGGTGGGCCAATGATGGGTTACACCCTAGACTCAGCTGCTGTGCCAATCGTCAAAACCAGCAACTGTATCCTAGCGGCGAGCAAAAAAGAGCTCCCACCACCAGCGCCAGAACAAGCGTGTATTCGTTGCGGCATGTGTGAGCAAGCCTGCCCTGCAAGCCTATTGCCTCAGCAATTATTGTGGTTCAGTAAAAGCCAAGAGTTTGAAAAAGCCGAACACCACAACTTATTTGATTGCATCGAATGTGGTGCTTGTTCTTATGTCTGCCCAAGCAGCATTCCATTAGTGCAATATTACCGCCACTCTAAGAGCAGTATTCGTGAAGCTCGTGAAGCCAATGTGAAATCCGATTTGGCGAAACAACGTTTTGAAGCTCGTAAAGCCCGTCAAGAAGCGGAAGCCGCAGAGAAAGAAGCGAAACGTCTTGCTCGTCAAAAAGCCGCCCCAAGCAAAACGGCTGATACGAAAAAAACCACACCAGCAACGGCGGCTCCGACTGCTGCTGCGCCTGCCAGTGACGAATCGAAAAAGCTCAAAGTCGATATCGCCATTGCTAAATCTAAGCTGAAGAAACTGCAAAAACAGTTGCTTGAAGCACAAGAAAATGAACACCTTGAAGACATTAATAGCCTGCAACTGCAAGTGACGGATCAAGAAAAAGCGTTGGCATCATTAGAAGATCAACTAAGCAAGATACCGACTGCTGCTCCGGCAAGTGTCGCTGACACAGCCGCTAAACAAAATGCAGCGCCAGCCAATGACGAGTTAAAGAAAGCCAAGGTCGATGTCGCCTTAATTGGTGTGAAACTTAAGAAGCTGCACAAGCAACTGACAGAAACGCCCGATGATCAGGAATTAAAAGACAAGATCACAACGTTTGAAGCCGATCTAAAAGCAGCACAAGAGACGGTAAGCAAGCTGGGTGCAACAGCAACATCCAATGCTGCAACGCCAGAACCAAAAGCGGCCGCAAGCGATGAACTGAAAAAGTTAAAAATCGATGCCGCCATCGCGAAAGCGGCGGTGAAAAAAGTCGAGAAAGCACTGAAAAAGGCCGAAGAGATTCAAGCACCTGAAATTGAGGCCATTCGCCAACAGCTTCATGATGCGCAACAACGAGCAGATGAGCTGGAAAAAGCCTTAGCGAATCCTGATGCCATTACCGCAAAAACAGACGTTGCTGCAAAAGCCGCCCCCGTCGCAAATGATCAGGATGCTGAAGCCGCTAAAAAGCGTAAAATCGACCTTGCCATTGCCAAAGCGGGCATTAAAAAAGCCGAAAAGAACATTCAGCTTTTAAAAGATCAAGGCAAAAGCGAAGCGGAAATAGCCGAGTCTGAATGGCCTAAAAAGCTGATCGAAGCACAGCAAAAGCTTGCTGCTCTTGAACAAGAGACAGAACAAGCTGAGCCGGCTCAATCCGCAGCCAAAGAATCTGCGAATGAAGCCAAAGCTGAGCCAGAAATGGATTTGGCGAATCAGATCAAAAAAGAAAAAATCGCCGTTGCGTTAGCAAAGGCACAAATTAATAAATTGAATAAACGCTTACAAAGCTCTCCAGAAGAAGCGGACAGCATAAATGAAGAAATTGCGTCCACAGAGCAACGTTTGCAAAACGCGGAAGCTTTGTTAGAAAAACTTATTCATTCGCAAACCAACATGCAAGAGAATCGTTAA
- a CDS encoding site-specific integrase, translating into MNNLSDNVQVKIYKDMNGLSFPAIVQDGLPCHVYLTAYLTSNHDLSFNSLKKYAYELKFLHCFFMGRAIDLVERVASGSFLSIEEIDSYIRACKFYVDTDGDNNDNKVVSLTDKRIRDAIYATSNSQPKVSAHTFNQRLNRLKSYIEFLYVCHHYDQAETEQKIRTDNQFNNFKLYISSVISKTRKNNTFTKDAFESAIPNDKFIKLLDVIQERSSNNPFKSSKLRNQLIAQILISTGVRVGAVMKLKVGDLVDDWSNPRFLLTRTPNDPTDTRRLPAANKTKALSVSISPDLMKLIKLYTATVRNITPNTHKHEFLFISEKGKTIGEPISYNAIHKVIKTFGDYVGLALHPHLLRHKWNEVFENKAKEQGFPPDKIEDLRKYAMGWVEDSKMASVYNEFQLAMTVAEISSKNQSQSVPNLRGGK; encoded by the coding sequence ATGAATAACTTAAGTGATAATGTTCAAGTTAAGATATATAAAGATATGAATGGCCTCTCTTTCCCTGCTATTGTTCAGGATGGGCTGCCCTGCCATGTATACCTTACTGCCTATTTGACTAGCAATCATGACCTATCATTCAATTCACTAAAGAAATACGCCTATGAGTTGAAGTTTTTGCATTGCTTCTTCATGGGTAGAGCCATTGATCTCGTTGAGCGTGTAGCGAGTGGCTCTTTTCTATCTATTGAAGAAATTGACAGCTATATCCGTGCCTGTAAGTTTTATGTTGACACTGATGGTGATAACAATGACAACAAAGTAGTTAGCCTAACCGACAAAAGAATCAGGGATGCGATATATGCGACATCCAACAGCCAGCCAAAAGTATCAGCGCACACTTTTAATCAACGCCTCAACCGCCTAAAATCCTACATCGAATTTTTATATGTTTGCCATCACTACGATCAAGCTGAAACTGAGCAGAAAATTCGCACGGACAACCAATTTAATAACTTTAAGCTCTACATAAGCTCTGTAATATCTAAAACCCGAAAAAATAATACGTTTACTAAAGATGCCTTTGAATCAGCTATACCAAACGATAAATTTATTAAGTTATTAGACGTTATTCAAGAGCGCTCCTCTAACAATCCATTCAAGTCGAGCAAACTTAGAAATCAATTAATCGCCCAAATATTGATTTCTACAGGGGTGCGTGTTGGTGCTGTCATGAAATTGAAAGTGGGTGATTTAGTGGATGATTGGAGTAACCCTCGATTCCTACTCACCCGAACGCCCAATGACCCAACGGATACAAGGCGGCTTCCCGCCGCAAATAAAACAAAAGCACTTTCTGTTTCTATCTCTCCTGATTTAATGAAGCTTATTAAGCTCTACACCGCAACTGTACGGAATATTACGCCAAACACTCATAAGCATGAATTTCTTTTTATCTCAGAAAAAGGAAAAACCATTGGGGAACCAATATCCTACAACGCAATTCACAAAGTTATTAAGACGTTTGGGGATTATGTTGGACTAGCATTGCACCCACATTTACTTCGCCATAAATGGAATGAAGTCTTTGAAAACAAAGCTAAAGAACAAGGGTTTCCACCTGATAAAATCGAAGACCTTCGTAAGTATGCGATGGGGTGGGTGGAAGATTCAAAAATGGCATCCGTTTACAACGAATTTCAATTAGCGATGACAGTGGCTGAAATCTCATCGAAGAACCAGAGTCAATCCGTACCCAATCTGAGAGGTGGAAAATGA
- the nth gene encoding endonuclease III: MNKEKRYEIFSRLRAENPNPVTELEYSSPFELLIAVLFSAQATDVSVNKATRKLFPVANTPETMLALGVDGLKEYIKTIGLFNAKAENAIKTCQILIEKHNSVVPETREELEALPGVGRKTANVVLNTAFRQVAMAVDTHIFRFGNRTKVAPGKNVLEVEMKLLKFVPKEFLLDAHHWMILHGRYICVARKPKCDACIIEDLCEFSPPNKK, from the coding sequence TTGAACAAAGAGAAGCGCTACGAGATTTTTTCTCGCTTACGAGCTGAAAACCCAAATCCCGTAACTGAGCTGGAATACAGCTCGCCTTTTGAGCTTTTAATTGCGGTGTTGTTTTCTGCCCAAGCCACAGACGTGAGCGTCAACAAAGCTACACGCAAACTTTTCCCTGTCGCCAATACGCCTGAAACCATGCTGGCCCTCGGTGTTGATGGACTCAAAGAGTACATCAAAACCATTGGCTTATTTAACGCCAAGGCCGAAAACGCCATCAAGACCTGCCAAATTCTTATCGAGAAGCACAACAGTGTGGTGCCTGAAACTCGTGAAGAACTGGAAGCCCTACCAGGGGTTGGCCGCAAAACCGCCAATGTGGTATTAAACACAGCCTTTCGACAAGTGGCCATGGCGGTGGATACGCATATCTTTCGCTTCGGGAATCGAACAAAAGTCGCCCCAGGTAAAAACGTTTTAGAAGTCGAGATGAAGCTTCTTAAGTTTGTACCAAAAGAGTTTCTTTTGGATGCGCACCACTGGATGATTCTTCATGGTCGTTACATCTGCGTAGCTCGCAAGCCCAAGTGCGATGCCTGCATTATTGAAGATTTATGTGAGTTCTCTCCACCAAATAAAAAGTAA
- the rsxD gene encoding electron transport complex subunit RsxD: MALLRITSPHTQRAGRRTSWVMQMVILATIPGIVVQTWLFGWGTLINLMIACITALLSEAAILAMRRRPVSFFLKDYSALLTAVLLGAALPPIVPWWVTVTAVAFAIIFAKQLYGGLGNNPFNPAMVGYAIVLVSFPVPMSQWLGVQSMVTSGDTLSFVQSLQAIFHHLPVIDSYTMATPLDGFKHKDLLDTQAAFSSIAALQGPSLNSWLWVNAAYLVGGLALIWLRIITWHTPVSLLAALAVMAGVFYLIDPSNNAAPLFHLTTGAAMFGAFFIATDPVSSCTSNRGKLIYGAGIGILIYIIRSWGGYPDGVAFGVLLMNFAAPLIDYYTQPRTYGHKKAKSGLKVGEDN, from the coding sequence ATGGCATTATTGAGGATCACCTCCCCCCACACACAACGTGCAGGACGTCGCACCTCTTGGGTAATGCAGATGGTTATTTTAGCGACCATTCCTGGCATTGTGGTACAAACTTGGCTATTTGGCTGGGGCACGTTAATCAACTTAATGATTGCCTGCATCACCGCGCTATTGAGTGAAGCGGCCATTTTGGCGATGCGTCGTCGCCCTGTTAGCTTCTTCCTAAAAGATTACAGTGCGTTATTAACCGCCGTGTTATTGGGTGCGGCTCTGCCGCCGATTGTGCCTTGGTGGGTAACCGTGACCGCCGTTGCTTTTGCCATCATCTTTGCCAAGCAACTGTACGGCGGTTTGGGTAATAATCCATTCAACCCAGCCATGGTCGGTTACGCGATTGTGCTGGTGTCTTTTCCCGTCCCCATGAGCCAATGGCTGGGTGTACAAAGCATGGTAACGTCAGGGGATACGCTGTCTTTCGTGCAAAGCTTACAAGCGATATTCCATCACTTGCCTGTGATCGATAGCTACACTATGGCAACGCCGTTGGATGGCTTCAAACACAAAGATTTATTAGATACGCAAGCCGCATTTAGCAGTATCGCCGCACTACAAGGACCAAGCCTAAACAGCTGGCTTTGGGTGAACGCCGCTTATCTAGTAGGTGGTCTTGCGCTTATTTGGTTGCGTATCATCACATGGCACACTCCAGTGTCACTGCTGGCTGCGTTGGCGGTAATGGCTGGCGTATTCTATCTGATTGACCCTAGCAATAATGCCGCACCACTTTTCCACCTCACGACGGGTGCCGCTATGTTTGGTGCCTTCTTTATCGCCACAGACCCTGTGTCTTCTTGTACCAGTAATCGCGGTAAACTGATTTATGGTGCGGGTATTGGTATCTTGATCTACATTATTCGCTCTTGGGGTGGTTATCCTGATGGGGTGGCATTTGGCGTCTTGTTAATGAACTTCGCGGCGCCTTTAATCGATTACTACACACAGCCAAGAACCTACGGCCACAAAAAAGCCAAAAGCGGTTTAAAAGTTGGGGAGGATAACTAA
- the rsxB gene encoding electron transport complex subunit RsxB yields MFTVLLAIGILVLLSLIFGAILGYANVRFHVEGDPIVDQIDALLPQTQCGQCGHPGCRPYAEAIANGEAINHCPPGGQATIQALADLLDVEAVPLDGDHGTESAKRVAVIREDECIGCTKCIQACPVDAILGAAKQMHTVIADECTGCDLCVEPCPVDCIDMVEVGVTAKTWSWDKPQGIAATSLNIIATDRQAEGVH; encoded by the coding sequence ATGTTTACTGTTTTACTTGCCATTGGAATTCTGGTTCTTTTATCCCTTATTTTTGGTGCGATTCTGGGTTACGCCAATGTGCGATTCCATGTGGAAGGCGACCCTATCGTTGACCAAATCGACGCCCTGCTACCGCAAACCCAATGTGGTCAATGTGGTCACCCAGGCTGCCGCCCTTATGCCGAAGCCATCGCCAATGGCGAAGCCATTAACCATTGTCCACCAGGCGGCCAAGCCACTATTCAAGCCTTAGCCGATTTATTGGACGTGGAAGCCGTTCCATTAGACGGCGATCACGGTACAGAAAGTGCGAAACGTGTTGCTGTGATTCGTGAAGATGAATGTATCGGCTGTACCAAGTGTATTCAGGCATGCCCTGTCGATGCGATCTTAGGTGCAGCAAAACAAATGCACACGGTAATTGCAGATGAATGCACAGGTTGTGACCTTTGTGTTGAGCCTTGCCCAGTAGATTGTATTGATATGGTAGAAGTCGGCGTGACAGCAAAAACTTGGTCTTGGGACAAACCGCAAGGTATCGCGGCAACCTCGCTTAATATTATTGCCACCGACCGCCAAGCGGAGGGGGTGCACTAA
- a CDS encoding electron transport complex subunit E — translation MSAETAATDATQEESKPSANYAEIIYNGIWKNNPALVQLLGLCPMLAVTSTVVNALGLGLATMVVLVGSNIAVSIIRNYVADAVRLPAFVMIIASFTTCIELIMQAYTYELYQILGIFIPLIVTNCAILGRADAFASRNPVIPSALDGFMMGLGFMFILVTLGAMRELIGQGTLFSDMQLLFGDMATHWKIVVFNDYPNVLFAVLPPGAFIGLGLLIAGKNYLDEREKKRIAAQKAKDGPIASKRVRVTGQVS, via the coding sequence ATGAGCGCAGAAACAGCGGCAACTGACGCTACTCAAGAAGAGAGTAAGCCAAGCGCCAATTACGCAGAAATCATTTATAACGGTATCTGGAAGAACAACCCGGCTCTGGTTCAGCTGCTTGGTTTGTGTCCTATGTTGGCGGTCACCAGTACGGTCGTCAACGCATTGGGCCTTGGGTTGGCGACCATGGTGGTTTTAGTCGGCTCTAACATTGCCGTCTCCATCATTCGTAACTACGTGGCCGATGCCGTTCGTCTGCCAGCTTTTGTCATGATCATCGCCTCTTTTACCACCTGTATCGAATTAATCATGCAGGCTTATACCTATGAGCTTTATCAGATTTTGGGGATTTTTATTCCTCTAATCGTAACCAACTGTGCGATTCTAGGTCGTGCCGATGCGTTTGCTAGCCGCAACCCCGTTATTCCTTCTGCGCTCGATGGTTTTATGATGGGATTGGGCTTCATGTTCATTCTGGTTACCTTGGGCGCCATGCGTGAGCTGATTGGTCAAGGCACATTGTTTTCTGATATGCAGTTGTTATTCGGTGATATGGCAACACATTGGAAAATTGTTGTTTTTAACGACTATCCAAATGTTCTTTTTGCTGTCTTACCGCCCGGTGCCTTTATTGGACTTGGCTTGTTGATCGCTGGTAAAAACTACCTAGACGAACGTGAGAAAAAACGCATTGCCGCACAAAAAGCCAAAGATGGCCCAATCGCCTCAAAACGTGTGCGTGTGACGGGTCAAGTGAGCTAA
- the rsxG gene encoding electron transport complex subunit RsxG, with translation MELLASIRRNSLGLAIFAVLTAGLIAITHQLTDHTIKNNILDAQISAFNEILPANLYDNDLTKDTAILPPDPLLGSEEGIKIHIARKNGEVSGIIFETIAPRGYNGNLDMLVAIDKNGVVTGSRVISHKETPGLGDKVDLKKSKWILSFANKSLENPTLKGWAVKKDGGDFDQFTGATITPRAVVRAVKNTLIYFDQHKDTLLAY, from the coding sequence ATGGAATTGCTCGCCTCTATTCGCCGTAACAGTCTTGGGTTGGCTATTTTTGCGGTGCTAACTGCTGGTCTTATTGCGATCACGCACCAACTAACAGACCACACGATCAAGAATAATATCTTGGATGCGCAGATTTCAGCTTTTAACGAAATATTGCCCGCCAATTTGTACGATAACGACTTAACCAAAGACACCGCTATTCTGCCACCCGATCCCCTATTAGGCAGCGAAGAAGGCATTAAGATTCATATCGCCCGTAAGAATGGTGAAGTCTCTGGCATTATCTTCGAAACCATTGCCCCACGTGGTTATAACGGTAATTTAGACATGCTGGTTGCCATTGATAAAAATGGCGTTGTGACAGGCAGTCGCGTCATTAGTCACAAAGAAACACCAGGACTTGGCGACAAGGTTGACTTGAAAAAGTCTAAGTGGATTCTGAGTTTTGCCAATAAGTCACTGGAAAATCCAACCTTAAAAGGCTGGGCAGTGAAAAAAGACGGCGGGGATTTTGACCAATTTACAGGGGCGACCATCACCCCACGCGCCGTCGTTCGCGCTGTAAAAAACACCCTTATTTATTTTGATCAACACAAAGATACGCTGTTAGCGTATTAG